A single genomic interval of Halococcus sediminicola harbors:
- the gfo6 gene encoding D-xylose 1-dehydrogenase Gfo6, translating into MSMADLPEFFDEFTERDWRSDADGTVRIAMIGLGWWTLEKALPAVERSELCETTVLISSDAERATATAERHETIQKGISYEAFHEGAASEAYDAVYIATPNAVHLQYAETAAELDKAILCEKPMEASVERAKKLVEACESVPLMVAYRMQTEPAVRRARELVRDGFVGDSVAIHGAMTQRLLEMNPDTDQWRLDPDLAGYGASVMDLGIYPLNTARFVLDADPQSVQASMNSTHDAFSKVPDERASFGVDFPDDVTATCTASQNAAQSSHLRITGTEGELELDPVFFPDEPRKLRVRRGDVDATLDFDQRSQMTEEFDYFADCVLSETEPHPNGEHGLVDMRALEAIYEAGETDSSVSL; encoded by the coding sequence ATGAGCATGGCCGACCTCCCCGAATTCTTCGACGAGTTCACCGAGCGCGATTGGCGGAGCGACGCGGACGGCACAGTCAGGATCGCGATGATCGGTCTCGGTTGGTGGACGCTCGAAAAGGCGCTCCCGGCCGTCGAGCGTTCTGAATTATGCGAGACGACGGTGCTCATCAGCAGCGACGCGGAGCGTGCGACGGCGACCGCCGAGCGCCACGAGACGATCCAGAAAGGCATTTCCTACGAGGCGTTCCACGAAGGGGCGGCCAGCGAGGCGTACGACGCCGTCTACATCGCCACGCCGAACGCCGTCCATCTGCAGTACGCCGAGACGGCCGCCGAGCTCGACAAGGCGATCCTCTGTGAGAAACCGATGGAGGCGAGCGTCGAGCGCGCCAAGAAACTGGTCGAAGCGTGCGAGTCGGTGCCGCTGATGGTCGCCTATCGGATGCAGACCGAACCGGCCGTCCGGCGGGCGCGCGAACTCGTTCGGGATGGGTTCGTCGGCGACTCCGTGGCGATCCACGGCGCGATGACCCAGCGCCTCTTGGAGATGAACCCCGACACCGACCAGTGGCGACTCGATCCGGATCTCGCGGGCTACGGTGCGAGCGTGATGGATCTGGGCATCTACCCGCTCAACACCGCTCGATTCGTCCTCGATGCCGACCCGCAGTCGGTGCAGGCGTCGATGAACTCGACTCACGACGCCTTCTCGAAGGTGCCCGACGAGCGCGCGAGCTTCGGCGTCGACTTCCCCGACGACGTTACGGCTACCTGCACGGCGAGTCAGAACGCCGCCCAGTCGAGCCATCTCCGGATCACGGGCACAGAGGGCGAACTCGAACTCGACCCCGTGTTCTTCCCCGACGAACCGCGGAAGCTCCGGGTACGGCGCGGTGACGTCGATGCAACCCTCGATTTCGACCAGCGCAGCCAGATGACCGAGGAGTTCGATTACTTCGCCGACTGCGTGCTCTCGGAAACCGAACCACATCCGAACGGCGAGCACGGACTCGTCGACATGCGCGCACTCGAAGCCATCTACGAGGCCGGAGAGACCGATTCGTCGGTTTCGCTCTGA
- the dgoD gene encoding galactonate dehydratase, translated as MSEITDYELFAVPPRWLFLRVETSDGRVGWGEPVVEGRAHTVRAAVEELFESHLLGADPDPIEDHWQAMYRGGFYRGGPVLMSAIAGVDQALWDLKGKGFDAPVHELLGGPVRDRMQVYSWVGGDRPSDVAEAASERVAAGFDALKMNATAEFRRVESPAAIEAVGERLATVREAVGPEVGIGVDFHGRVAKPMAKRLAGVLEPHDPMFIEEPVLPEHDDLLPEVATHTTTPIATGERHYSRTDFAPLLESGGVDVIQPDLSHAGGITEVHKIASMAEAHDVALAPHCPLGPIALASCLQVDACAHNAHIQEQSLGIHYNRGSDVLDYLADPSVFDYEDGFVEIPDGPGLGIEIDEEYVREQAGEIDWHNPVWRHDDGSVAEW; from the coding sequence ATGAGCGAGATCACCGACTACGAACTGTTCGCCGTCCCGCCGCGCTGGCTGTTTCTCCGCGTCGAGACGAGCGACGGGCGCGTCGGCTGGGGCGAACCCGTCGTCGAGGGGCGGGCACACACGGTCAGAGCGGCCGTCGAGGAACTGTTCGAGAGCCACCTTCTCGGCGCGGATCCCGACCCGATCGAGGACCACTGGCAGGCGATGTACCGCGGCGGCTTTTATCGTGGCGGACCGGTGCTGATGAGCGCCATCGCGGGCGTCGACCAGGCGCTCTGGGATCTCAAGGGGAAGGGGTTCGACGCGCCCGTCCACGAACTGCTCGGTGGCCCGGTCAGGGACCGGATGCAGGTGTACAGCTGGGTCGGCGGCGACCGGCCGAGCGACGTCGCCGAGGCGGCCAGCGAGCGCGTCGCCGCGGGGTTCGACGCGCTGAAGATGAACGCGACCGCCGAATTCCGACGCGTCGAATCGCCGGCCGCGATCGAGGCCGTCGGCGAGCGGCTCGCAACGGTGCGCGAGGCGGTCGGTCCCGAGGTCGGAATCGGCGTCGACTTTCATGGGCGGGTCGCGAAACCGATGGCCAAACGTCTCGCGGGGGTGCTCGAACCGCACGATCCGATGTTCATCGAGGAACCCGTCCTGCCTGAGCACGACGACCTCCTCCCCGAGGTTGCCACCCACACGACGACACCGATCGCGACCGGCGAACGCCACTACTCGCGGACGGATTTCGCACCCCTGCTCGAAAGCGGCGGCGTCGACGTGATCCAACCCGACCTCTCACACGCCGGCGGCATCACCGAGGTCCACAAGATCGCGAGCATGGCCGAAGCCCACGACGTCGCGCTCGCGCCGCACTGCCCGCTCGGCCCGATCGCGCTCGCCTCGTGTCTCCAAGTCGATGCCTGCGCGCACAACGCGCACATCCAGGAACAGAGTCTCGGGATCCACTACAATCGGGGAAGCGACGTGCTCGACTATCTCGCCGATCCGTCGGTGTTCGACTACGAGGACGGGTTCGTCGAGATCCCCGACGGGCCGGGGCTCGGTATCGAGATCGATGAAGAGTACGTCCGCGAACAGGCCGGCGAGATCGACTGGCACAACCCGGTCTGGCGTCACGACGACGGTTCCGTCGCCGAGTGGTAG